From one [Ruminococcus] lactaris ATCC 29176 genomic stretch:
- a CDS encoding GH25 family lysozyme — MKYKKITCLLVMVCLAATLNGFPVIAMENDTAIQGELTDTISYDGVNEKPEEASTDTEESSPKAGTQEIEEPADQEEILEETAGSQENLRENSWRYQNGELISNSVSAYSNERAAANAWSKVNGNFISSSGEIIPNAIAKGIDISYHNGTINWDKVKNSDVDFVIIRCGYGDNYTSQDDKKWLENVQACESRGIPYGVYIYSYAENVAQAQSEADHVLRLIRGHKLSYPVFYDLEDEPTTGRHTNQEILNMTRTFCTAIQNAGYNVGVYANKYWFTSKLTDSYYDTLPKWVAQYNSKCTYAKEYMMWQCADNGRVNGIGTNVDINFLMKSSWNNSGNNSGNNSGNNSGNNSSDSKLNGWQMEGGKRYYYQNGFKVCNLGIKIDGYWYYFDASGVMKQNYWRQKDGQLYYYDADGHMYQNAGAQIDGYWYYFDANGVMKRNSWREKDGLQYYYDADGHLSMNIGLLLHGYWHYFDASGVMKQNYWREKDGQLYYYDADGHMYQNAGAQIDGYWYYFDANGVMKRNFWREKDGLQYYYDADGHLSMNIGLLLHGYWHYFDQNGVMKINYWRQKNGQRYYYDADGHMYQNQGVEIGGYWYYFDNDGIMKANFWRKKDGDRYYYDANGHLVTNRTMVINGVTYRFSSSGKVI; from the coding sequence ATGAAATACAAAAAGATTACCTGCTTATTAGTAATGGTATGTCTGGCGGCAACATTGAATGGTTTTCCGGTCATTGCAATGGAAAATGATACTGCAATCCAAGGTGAATTAACGGATACTATAAGCTATGATGGCGTGAATGAGAAGCCAGAAGAAGCTTCAACAGATACAGAGGAGAGTTCCCCGAAAGCGGGGACACAAGAGATAGAAGAACCTGCAGATCAGGAAGAAATTCTGGAAGAGACAGCAGGATCGCAGGAGAATCTGAGAGAGAACAGCTGGCGGTATCAGAATGGTGAGCTGATCAGTAATTCCGTGTCAGCTTACAGTAATGAAAGAGCAGCTGCGAATGCGTGGTCAAAAGTGAACGGCAATTTTATCAGTTCTTCAGGTGAAATCATTCCGAATGCGATTGCAAAAGGAATTGACATCAGTTATCACAATGGAACGATCAATTGGGATAAAGTAAAAAATTCGGATGTAGATTTTGTGATCATCCGTTGTGGATATGGGGATAATTATACCAGTCAGGATGATAAGAAGTGGCTGGAGAATGTACAGGCATGTGAGAGCAGAGGCATTCCGTACGGTGTCTATATTTATTCCTATGCCGAGAATGTTGCACAGGCACAAAGTGAGGCAGACCATGTACTGCGTCTGATCAGAGGACATAAATTAAGTTATCCGGTTTTTTATGATCTGGAAGATGAACCGACAACCGGAAGGCATACGAATCAGGAAATACTGAATATGACCAGGACGTTCTGCACGGCAATTCAAAATGCCGGATATAATGTGGGGGTGTATGCGAACAAGTACTGGTTTACATCAAAGCTGACAGATTCTTATTATGATACCCTGCCAAAATGGGTAGCCCAGTACAACAGTAAGTGTACTTATGCAAAAGAATATATGATGTGGCAGTGTGCGGATAATGGAAGAGTGAATGGGATTGGCACAAATGTGGATATCAATTTCCTGATGAAAAGTTCCTGGAACAATAGCGGAAATAACAGCGGAAATAACAGCGGAAATAATAGCGGAAATAATAGCAGCGACAGTAAACTGAATGGCTGGCAGATGGAAGGAGGAAAAAGGTATTATTATCAGAATGGTTTCAAAGTCTGCAATCTGGGGATAAAGATCGATGGCTACTGGTATTATTTTGATGCCAGTGGAGTAATGAAGCAGAATTATTGGAGACAGAAGGATGGTCAGTTGTATTATTATGATGCAGACGGACATATGTATCAGAATGCCGGAGCACAGATCGATGGCTATTGGTATTATTTTGATGCCAATGGAGTCATGAAAAGAAATTCCTGGAGAGAGAAGGATGGCTTACAGTACTATTATGATGCAGACGGTCACTTAAGCATGAATATAGGATTGCTGCTCCATGGCTACTGGCATTATTTTGATGCCAGTGGAGTAATGAAGCAGAATTATTGGAGAGAGAAAGATGGTCAGTTGTATTATTATGATGCAGACGGACATATGTATCAAAATGCCGGAGCACAGATCGATGGCTATTGGTACTATTTTGATGCCAATGGAGTCATGAAAAGAAATTTCTGGAGAGAGAAGGATGGCTTACAGTACTATTATGATGCAGACGGTCACTTAAGCATGAATATAGGATTGCTGCTCCATGGTTACTGGCATTATTTTGATCAGAATGGAGTTATGAAGATAAATTACTGGCGTCAGAAAAATGGACAGCGGTATTATTATGATGCAGATGGACATATGTATCAGAATCAGGGCGTTGAGATTGGCGGTTACTGGTATTATTTTGACAACGATGGCATAATGAAGGCAAATTTCTGGAGAAAGAAAGATGGAGACAGATACTATTATGATGCTAATGGTCATCTGGTAACGAACAGGACGATGGTGATCAATGGTGTTACTTATAGATTTTCCAGTAGCGGAAAGGTAATCTGA
- a CDS encoding glycosyltransferase — protein sequence MIFVTVGTHEQQFDRLVRCVDRLKAEGKITEEVMIQTGFSSYEPKACRWSKLCSYQEMNEYMDQARIVITHGGPSSIMMALQRGKIPIVVPRQKQYEEHVNDHQVEFSRFIEEKQKNIIVVEEIDTLEKVITSYEKTAAALGQKQSSNNQRFNEKFEAIVDKLFEGKRR from the coding sequence ATGATATTTGTTACAGTAGGAACTCATGAACAGCAGTTTGACCGGCTGGTCAGGTGTGTGGACAGACTGAAAGCGGAGGGAAAGATCACGGAAGAGGTCATGATACAGACCGGTTTTTCCTCCTATGAACCAAAGGCATGCAGGTGGAGTAAGTTATGTTCTTATCAGGAAATGAATGAATATATGGATCAGGCAAGGATCGTGATCACGCATGGCGGACCAAGCAGTATCATGATGGCTCTTCAGCGGGGAAAGATTCCGATTGTTGTTCCGAGACAGAAGCAGTATGAAGAGCATGTCAATGACCATCAGGTGGAATTTTCCAGATTTATCGAGGAAAAGCAGAAAAATATTATTGTTGTAGAAGAAATTGATACATTGGAAAAAGTGATTACTTCTTATGAAAAGACGGCTGCTGCCCTCGGTCAGAAGCAGAGCAGTAATAATCAGCGGTTTAACGAGAAATTTGAAGCAATCGTAGATAAACTATTTGAGGGAAAAAGAAGATGA
- a CDS encoding polysaccharide pyruvyl transferase family protein, translating into MKIGIVTVEKSANVGSFLQAYALQKVLEAWGHEVYFVSAGQESFFKREYCWFIPKRGNLKYPVKFIKRNLDGLKKYKLFAQDHKKLKTWDKKEKLDLFILGSDEIWNVQRKIFQNPIYYGKDLSPVISYAVSVGDSEGKDFLPFHEVTECIRKIEFLSVRDEKSCEAVKRITGKYPEKVCDPTFLLDTEAYTEPYEDIYLKENRYILVYFYNGSISVEIKKKIREYAHAKGLKVVSAALYNDWCDYHVTCRPTQYNDIVRRAEYVITGTFHGNVFAIQNRKRFITIPLSEKVRDLICNFGLQDRILELDDLSGETMEAILEHQNMDYEKIGKKIQKMRQSSLEFLKNALENYDSSDM; encoded by the coding sequence ATGAAAATAGGAATTGTGACAGTAGAAAAATCAGCGAATGTAGGGTCTTTTCTGCAGGCGTATGCCCTGCAAAAGGTACTGGAAGCATGGGGGCATGAGGTGTATTTCGTATCAGCAGGGCAGGAAAGCTTTTTTAAAAGAGAATATTGCTGGTTTATACCTAAGAGAGGAAATTTGAAATATCCAGTCAAATTCATCAAAAGAAATCTGGACGGATTAAAAAAATATAAGCTCTTTGCTCAGGATCATAAAAAATTAAAGACCTGGGATAAAAAAGAAAAATTAGATCTTTTTATTTTGGGCAGTGACGAAATCTGGAATGTTCAAAGAAAAATTTTTCAGAATCCGATTTATTATGGAAAAGATCTTTCTCCGGTCATTTCCTATGCGGTCAGTGTCGGAGACTCAGAAGGAAAGGATTTTCTTCCTTTTCATGAGGTGACAGAGTGCATCAGAAAAATAGAATTTCTGTCAGTGAGGGATGAAAAAAGCTGTGAAGCAGTGAAAAGAATAACCGGAAAATACCCGGAAAAAGTATGTGATCCTACATTTTTACTGGACACAGAGGCATATACAGAGCCTTATGAGGACATTTATCTGAAAGAGAACCGTTATATACTGGTCTACTTTTATAATGGTTCCATTTCTGTGGAAATAAAGAAAAAGATTCGTGAGTATGCTCATGCGAAAGGACTGAAAGTAGTCTCAGCTGCATTGTATAATGACTGGTGTGATTATCATGTAACGTGCAGACCGACACAATATAATGATATAGTAAGAAGAGCGGAGTATGTGATCACAGGGACATTTCATGGAAATGTATTTGCAATACAGAACAGAAAAAGGTTTATCACAATTCCTTTATCTGAAAAGGTGAGAGATTTGATCTGTAATTTTGGATTGCAGGACAGAATCCTGGAGTTAGATGATCTGTCAGGGGAAACTATGGAAGCAATCCTGGAACATCAGAATATGGATTATGAAAAAATAGGAAAAAAAATTCAGAAGATGCGACAGTCATCTCTGGAATTTTTAAAAAATGCATTGGAGAATTATGATAGCTCAGATATGTGA
- a CDS encoding glycosyltransferase family 2 protein gives MISVIMPVYNVEDYVAEAIESVRQQSYGEWELLLIDDGSTDESSKICKAYAEKEEKIRYIRKENGGVSSARNRGLQETAGEWIYFMDADDWLDPECFKTIMEYRELESVDIVSWNYYLKEEGCSTKASAIRPERFVETVDEALIREILFYGYAEKRERKHGSMRTLWTRMFRTFVIKGLRFCEDVKIGEDALFCAMAYQRAEKAAFLNEYLYNYRKVSSSADRRFRPDIEETFENLLKHTYEFLEQDTSLSGKDTCYTGLVYDCMARALEKKFVHRENPAGYRERILQIRRFADNPWVRAGITQKFDRSIFKKKQQAVLFCMKFRLYQGLYLLQKMKEQKKN, from the coding sequence ATGATAAGTGTGATCATGCCGGTTTATAATGTGGAAGATTATGTCGCAGAGGCAATCGAAAGCGTGAGGCAGCAAAGTTACGGAGAATGGGAACTGCTGCTGATTGATGACGGATCAACGGACGAAAGTTCAAAGATCTGTAAAGCATATGCTGAGAAAGAAGAAAAAATCCGCTATATCAGAAAAGAAAATGGAGGAGTATCCTCAGCGAGAAACCGGGGGCTGCAGGAAACGGCAGGAGAATGGATCTATTTCATGGATGCGGATGACTGGCTGGATCCGGAGTGTTTTAAGACCATTATGGAGTACCGGGAACTGGAAAGTGTGGATATTGTCAGTTGGAATTATTATCTGAAAGAGGAAGGATGCAGTACGAAAGCATCAGCAATCAGACCGGAGCGATTTGTTGAAACTGTGGATGAAGCGTTGATCCGTGAAATTTTATTTTATGGGTATGCAGAGAAGCGGGAAAGAAAGCACGGTTCAATGAGGACGTTGTGGACGCGGATGTTCCGTACTTTTGTGATAAAGGGATTGAGATTCTGTGAAGATGTTAAAATTGGTGAAGATGCTCTTTTCTGTGCAATGGCATATCAGAGAGCAGAAAAAGCCGCATTTCTGAATGAATATCTGTATAATTACCGGAAAGTGAGTTCTTCGGCAGACCGAAGATTCCGCCCGGATATAGAAGAGACATTTGAAAATCTGCTGAAGCACACTTATGAGTTCCTTGAGCAGGATACGTCCCTTTCCGGGAAAGACACCTGTTATACCGGACTTGTGTATGACTGTATGGCACGTGCTTTGGAAAAAAAGTTTGTCCATCGGGAAAATCCGGCAGGGTACCGAGAACGGATTTTACAGATCAGAAGATTTGCAGATAATCCCTGGGTAAGAGCAGGAATTACGCAGAAATTTGACAGAAGTATATTCAAAAAAAAACAGCAGGCAGTTCTTTTCTGTATGAAATTCAGATTGTATCAGGGATTGTATCTGCTGCAGAAAATGAAAGAACAAAAGAAAAATTAA
- a CDS encoding polysaccharide pyruvyl transferase family protein, producing the protein MKKAGILSMQRIYNYGSFLQAYALKKMMEECGAEVEFVDYHPGECILPSKETTGMKRKIQKGLEILRMKGRLRDKIQFVKYKKNYARKNYPVLGLKETYNYAPKLDLLVIGSDEVFNCIQDNSNVGFAPELFGAGHQANRLISYAASFGNTTLESLKKYQVADQVAQWLRAFDALSVRDENSRKIVQELIGKDPVCHLDPVLAYDYPAKLPETKAKIPHDPYMILYGYSGRFNKEEAGEIRKYAKRKGLKILCIGGIQRCGDKFIDCSPFEIFEYFKHAESVVTDTFHGTIFSVVTQKKFATFVRKNGYGNSEKLTDLLKRLGLERQIVTDTKKLGKILNLTVAYEPVMEKIKRERQRTYSYLKEMTGHGAEE; encoded by the coding sequence ATGAAAAAAGCAGGAATCCTTTCCATGCAGAGAATCTATAATTATGGTTCGTTCCTGCAGGCATATGCATTGAAAAAGATGATGGAAGAGTGTGGTGCAGAAGTAGAATTTGTTGACTATCATCCTGGAGAATGTATCCTTCCGTCAAAAGAAACCACCGGAATGAAAAGGAAAATACAAAAAGGTCTGGAAATTCTTCGGATGAAAGGCAGATTGAGAGATAAGATCCAGTTTGTGAAATATAAAAAGAATTATGCCAGAAAGAATTATCCTGTATTGGGACTGAAAGAGACATATAATTATGCTCCGAAGCTGGATCTGCTGGTGATCGGAAGTGATGAGGTTTTTAACTGCATCCAGGATAATTCCAATGTCGGATTTGCACCGGAACTTTTCGGAGCAGGGCATCAGGCTAACCGGTTGATCAGCTATGCAGCTTCTTTTGGAAATACAACACTGGAAAGTCTGAAAAAGTATCAGGTGGCGGATCAGGTAGCACAATGGCTGCGGGCATTTGATGCACTATCGGTGAGAGATGAAAATTCCAGAAAGATCGTACAGGAACTGATCGGAAAAGATCCGGTCTGTCATTTAGATCCTGTGCTGGCTTATGATTATCCGGCAAAGCTGCCGGAGACAAAAGCAAAGATTCCTCATGATCCTTATATGATCCTTTATGGGTATTCAGGCAGGTTTAATAAAGAAGAGGCAGGAGAGATCCGTAAATATGCAAAAAGAAAAGGGTTGAAGATCTTGTGCATCGGAGGAATCCAGCGTTGTGGGGATAAATTTATTGATTGTTCTCCTTTTGAGATCTTTGAATATTTTAAGCATGCGGAATCGGTTGTGACGGATACATTTCACGGGACGATTTTTTCCGTAGTCACGCAGAAAAAATTTGCAACTTTTGTGAGAAAGAACGGGTATGGAAATTCTGAAAAGCTGACGGATCTTTTAAAAAGACTGGGGCTGGAGCGGCAGATCGTGACGGATACAAAGAAGCTTGGAAAAATCCTGAATCTGACGGTCGCATATGAGCCGGTTATGGAAAAGATAAAAAGGGAAAGGCAGCGGACATATTCATATTTAAAGGAAATGACAGGACATGGTGCAGAAGAGTAA
- a CDS encoding glycosyltransferase family 2 protein, whose product MQDLISVIVPVYKVEKYLKRCVDSILAQTYPCLEVILVDDGSPDGCPAICDEYAREDRRVRVIHKENGGLSDARNAGIDAAKGKFLGFVDSDDYVHPRFYELLLQALKEEGADIAGCDVKKVCKTEKIEEKEQQPIQRTVYSGREATANLYDAQMYLKSVVAWNKLYKKELFEEIRFPKGKLHEDEFTSYKLLYQSESVVYINRAYYFYFQREDGIMGKEQRKISPAVLEAYEEMERFFSEKGEKDLLQMMMYRYLSMVRRYASDAVKSGDEEEIRLGRYYDKKFRKDYRKYIWKIKKPKRKFRLWMYYHFKICV is encoded by the coding sequence ATGCAGGATTTGATCAGTGTTATTGTCCCGGTATATAAAGTAGAAAAATACTTAAAGCGTTGTGTGGATTCGATCCTTGCACAGACCTATCCCTGTCTGGAAGTGATCCTGGTAGATGATGGTTCACCGGATGGATGTCCGGCAATCTGTGATGAATATGCCAGAGAGGACAGGAGAGTCCGGGTGATTCATAAAGAAAATGGAGGACTTTCGGATGCCAGAAATGCGGGAATTGATGCTGCAAAAGGAAAATTTCTCGGATTTGTTGATTCAGATGACTATGTGCATCCACGATTTTATGAATTGCTGCTTCAGGCTCTGAAAGAAGAAGGAGCGGATATTGCAGGATGCGATGTGAAGAAAGTCTGTAAGACAGAAAAGATCGAAGAGAAAGAACAGCAGCCAATTCAGAGAACAGTTTACAGCGGAAGAGAGGCAACGGCAAATCTGTATGATGCACAAATGTATCTGAAAAGTGTGGTTGCATGGAATAAACTGTATAAAAAAGAATTATTTGAAGAGATACGGTTTCCCAAAGGAAAGCTTCATGAAGATGAATTTACTTCTTATAAACTTCTGTATCAGAGTGAGTCTGTCGTATATATAAACCGGGCCTATTATTTTTATTTCCAGCGTGAGGATGGAATTATGGGAAAGGAACAGCGAAAGATCAGTCCGGCTGTACTGGAAGCATATGAGGAAATGGAACGTTTCTTTTCTGAAAAAGGAGAGAAAGATCTTCTTCAGATGATGATGTACCGGTATCTCAGCATGGTCCGCCGCTATGCTTCAGATGCGGTGAAAAGCGGAGATGAAGAAGAAATCAGGCTGGGAAGATATTATGATAAAAAATTCCGAAAAGATTATAGAAAATATATATGGAAAATAAAGAAACCTAAACGGAAATTCCGCCTGTGGATGTACTATCATTTCAAAATATGTGTCTGA
- the pssD gene encoding PssD/Cps14F family polysaccharide biosynthesis glycosyltransferase, producing the protein MECKKIGLVGSSGGHLTHLYMLKPFWQKKDRFWVTFDKEDARSLLEGERVYPCYYPTNRNLKNLLKNTVVAWKVLRKEKPDLLISSGAAVAVPFFYLAKLMGKKLIYVEVYDRIDKPTLTGRLVYPIVDCFIVQWEEQKQVYKKAVNLGSIF; encoded by the coding sequence ATGGAATGTAAAAAAATCGGACTCGTAGGCTCAAGTGGAGGACATCTGACCCACTTATATATGCTGAAACCATTCTGGCAGAAAAAAGACCGTTTCTGGGTTACGTTTGATAAAGAAGATGCAAGAAGTCTTCTGGAGGGAGAAAGAGTGTACCCTTGCTATTATCCGACCAACCGGAATCTTAAAAATCTTCTGAAAAATACAGTGGTTGCATGGAAGGTACTCAGAAAGGAGAAGCCGGATCTGCTGATCTCTTCAGGAGCGGCGGTTGCAGTTCCTTTCTTTTATCTGGCAAAGCTGATGGGAAAGAAGCTGATCTATGTGGAAGTTTATGACCGGATTGATAAGCCGACTCTGACGGGAAGACTGGTTTATCCGATTGTAGACTGTTTTATTGTGCAGTGGGAAGAGCAGAAGCAGGTATATAAAAAGGCAGTAAATCTTGGAAGTATCTTTTAA
- a CDS encoding Coenzyme F420 hydrogenase/dehydrogenase, beta subunit C-terminal domain gives MVQKSNRENIMITGGECVGCRSCEQVCPTGCIVFKPDEEGFLYPKVEEEQCIRCGKCLRHCPVLFRREEERQPEMYGVRNKNAEHCSRSASAGVADMAAREMIAAEGSVFGCAYTDEWKAEHREIKAEKDLWKIQSSKYVQSDIGRCYETAKARLKEGKKVLFTGTPCQIAGLYAFLGAEKENANLITIDLICHGVPSPLLWKKYLDYREQKMGGRVTECNFRYKGKKGWGTNLRIRTERKDSVRPLSLDRYGIHFLNGDCYRESCYQCRYADTNRVGDLTCGDFWGVEKVRTQFMDTKGVSVVLVNSEKGKAFFEKIKEQAIILEVKPEEILPFQGNLVHPTRRPKLRDTFYQGINENGYIEKLKTGLQLSERIKALLPQKVTIFLKGKLK, from the coding sequence ATGGTGCAGAAGAGTAATCGCGAAAATATCATGATAACAGGCGGGGAATGTGTGGGATGCAGAAGCTGTGAGCAGGTCTGCCCGACCGGGTGCATTGTATTTAAGCCGGATGAGGAAGGATTTTTGTATCCGAAAGTGGAAGAAGAACAGTGCATCCGTTGTGGAAAATGTCTCAGGCATTGCCCGGTTCTTTTCAGAAGAGAAGAAGAGAGGCAGCCTGAAATGTATGGCGTGCGGAATAAAAATGCAGAGCATTGCAGCCGTTCGGCGTCTGCGGGGGTGGCAGATATGGCTGCACGTGAAATGATCGCGGCAGAAGGCAGTGTCTTTGGCTGTGCTTATACAGATGAATGGAAAGCAGAACATAGAGAGATTAAAGCGGAGAAAGATCTGTGGAAGATCCAGTCTTCCAAATATGTACAGTCTGATATCGGACGATGCTATGAGACTGCAAAAGCAAGGCTGAAAGAGGGGAAAAAGGTGCTGTTTACAGGAACTCCCTGTCAGATCGCAGGTCTTTATGCCTTTCTTGGTGCAGAAAAGGAGAATGCAAATCTGATTACCATCGATCTGATCTGCCATGGAGTACCGTCTCCGTTGCTGTGGAAAAAATATCTTGATTATCGGGAGCAGAAAATGGGAGGCAGGGTGACCGAGTGTAACTTCCGTTATAAAGGGAAAAAAGGCTGGGGAACGAATCTACGGATCCGGACAGAAAGGAAAGATTCTGTCCGGCCGCTGAGTTTAGACCGGTATGGAATCCATTTCCTGAATGGGGACTGCTACAGGGAAAGCTGCTATCAGTGCCGGTATGCCGATACGAACCGCGTAGGAGATCTTACCTGCGGGGATTTCTGGGGAGTGGAGAAAGTGAGGACGCAGTTTATGGATACCAAAGGAGTCTCAGTGGTTTTGGTCAACAGTGAAAAAGGAAAAGCCTTTTTTGAAAAAATAAAAGAGCAGGCGATCATACTGGAAGTGAAGCCGGAAGAGATCCTTCCATTTCAGGGAAATCTGGTTCATCCGACCAGAAGACCAAAGCTGCGGGATACCTTTTATCAGGGAATCAATGAAAATGGGTATATAGAAAAATTAAAGACAGGGCTGCAGTTATCAGAAAGGATTAAGGCTCTGCTGCCCCAAAAAGTGACGATATTTTTGAAAGGGAAATTAAAATAA
- a CDS encoding glycosyltransferase family 1 protein yields MKILIIHTMAIDYNGVTDCIVQYLKHMNREGMEATILSTVTVHPDFEKLFQELGCRLERIEIRKEHPLRYMFRLAKLVRREKFDLVHAHGNSATMFFDMAGAKLGGCRIRIAHGHSTSCGNQKLDRLLRPFFYHSYTQAAACGKKVGEWLYAGRKFRILPNGRELEAYRFRKDIRRKIRETYQLGETFTIGHVGRFNGPKNQKFALEVFAELLKEEPESHLVFMGDGALLEEVKARAVRLGVAENVTFTGSVKNIPEMLSAMDAMIFPSMYEGMPLVVLEWQAAGLPCIVSDTITDECDVTELVCRVSLKADRKVWVEKLKEIRQKSDERNCTLWQQKLKSAGFDIWEDAEKLREWYQELNKKLRE; encoded by the coding sequence ATGAAGATCCTGATCATTCATACAATGGCAATCGATTATAACGGTGTAACAGATTGTATTGTTCAGTATTTAAAGCATATGAATCGTGAAGGAATGGAAGCTACGATCCTTTCCACGGTAACAGTACATCCTGATTTTGAAAAATTATTTCAGGAGCTTGGATGCAGGCTGGAACGGATAGAAATAAGAAAAGAGCATCCGCTCAGATATATGTTCAGACTGGCGAAACTGGTCAGAAGGGAAAAGTTTGATCTTGTGCATGCCCATGGGAACAGTGCAACAATGTTTTTTGATATGGCAGGTGCAAAGCTGGGGGGCTGCAGGATCAGGATCGCACATGGACATAGTACCAGTTGTGGAAATCAGAAACTGGACAGACTTCTGAGACCCTTCTTTTATCATTCGTATACGCAGGCGGCTGCCTGTGGGAAAAAGGTGGGAGAATGGTTGTATGCTGGAAGAAAATTCCGGATTCTTCCAAATGGAAGAGAACTGGAGGCATATAGGTTCAGGAAAGATATAAGAAGAAAGATAAGAGAGACTTATCAGTTGGGAGAGACATTTACGATTGGTCATGTGGGAAGATTCAATGGACCGAAGAATCAGAAATTTGCCCTGGAAGTTTTTGCAGAGCTGCTGAAGGAAGAACCGGAAAGTCATCTTGTATTTATGGGAGACGGTGCTTTACTGGAAGAAGTGAAAGCACGGGCAGTCAGACTGGGAGTAGCGGAGAATGTGACGTTTACAGGAAGTGTGAAGAATATTCCTGAAATGCTCTCAGCTATGGATGCAATGATCTTTCCAAGCATGTATGAGGGAATGCCGCTGGTTGTGCTGGAATGGCAGGCAGCAGGACTGCCGTGTATTGTGTCCGATACGATCACGGATGAGTGTGATGTAACAGAACTGGTGTGCAGAGTATCTTTGAAAGCTGACAGAAAAGTGTGGGTTGAAAAGTTAAAAGAGATCCGTCAGAAAAGTGATGAGCGTAATTGCACTTTGTGGCAGCAGAAGCTTAAGTCAGCAGGATTTGATATCTGGGAAGATGCAGAAAAGCTGAGAGAATGGTATCAGGAGCTGAATAAAAAGTTGAGAGAATAA